The DNA window CAATCAAGTCAAATATGAGCTGATATCCAAAGCAGAATATATCACTGTCATTGTGTGTATGTCACTTTCTGCTGGTCTATGATATGTTTGTTTGCAGTGTGCACAGTGTACCCAccttaatttcatttttttggagGATTCGGTGTGAGATACCTCTACCACCACTTTTACCTGAAACCCACCAAGTGTGCCAAAGGAATGACTGAGTCAAACCCTCAGAGATGTCCTTTCAGGAATGACAGAGTGAGtgaatttcaaaaggagaagcATTCATTTCAAATCTATGCACAGCATCATCATGCTGTTTATGTTTTCTAATGACTTCACAGCCACTGATGGACTGTGCAGTTTGCTACAAAACAGCAGCAGACTAGATAGAGTCGATCCCCAAGCCATATGTTCACTGTATCCAGAAACCGAGACTCACAGAGGTATTGTTCTTtatgtccttgtgtgtgtgtgtgtgtgttgttatccCTTATCTGAAGGTTTCTGTGCAAAACACTGGACACTATAGTGACGTAACTTTGAAAAGCCAATTCTCATTGCAATTTCCTGCAGATTTTTCATCCAGGCTTcacttataataaacaaatacaaaagcagCACATCTGCACATTCATCACAGATGTAACATTGTGtaataaaaaagaacaaaaagtgTTTATCCGTGTTGTGTGTAGACTTGTTATGATCTAGATTCTTTACAGGCTAGAATCCTCATCATAGATATCTGCCCCCCTACAACCACACTCTCATTCAGTACTTCCTAGGCTGTACGCAGGGTTTTAGAAATACAGAGGTCCAAAAACTGAGCTTAATAGAGGGGTTCTGGATCCTCACCCCAAAAGAAAATCAGATCTAAATATGTAAAACGATATCTTTGGGTCTCAAACTGTCACGATTGTGAGtttctgttgtagtttttcctgctttatgtttttctcatgggtttttctcccttgtcatgtcttgttttacttcctgccttgtgttttcccgcctttgtgatggtcggccccaccctgatgtgtttcacctgtttcccgagccctcgtgtcacctgtcccttgtttcaccTCGTTACCTTgggtatttagtctctgtgttgtctttgtctgttgtcggATTATTGTATcgtgtttgtgttggtgtgtatttCTACCCTATTGTCTCGGTGTTCCAGTTTGTTTCGTGTTCCTGGTCTTTTGGATTCCTCAACATTTTGCCTGCAAGTGTTTTGATCAGTTCTTTGTAAGTCACACAAAAGAATGAAGAATTTggatcaagaaaaaaaaactaaaagcacacatacagtacatacactcAAATACTAGCATCAGattgcaggaaatgaagtgtttaatgctcagaATTTTCTGGGGGATGACCCCCAGACCCTGGCTTTATGTCTCAGAGTCCCCACTCCCCAACAATGTTGAAACGAAACCTACCACATCATATGTTAGCTGTAATTTCAACCAGCAACCTTTAGGCTACtagtctgtctctctaacctctGGACTACAAACCGCCCAAGTTGCCAACCTATAGTTTCTACCAGCCCACTCTAATATAGCTGGTTAAAACTGGCCCtgatgtgtgtgtacacataggctataaggaatttgactttggttTCTGTTGCTCTCAATGTACATACAGCTGAAACACGGAACAGAGCTGAACAAGGTGAACATTTACTACTATTTACAGATATAAATCTGTGTATACATATGATAtgatataaaattaaaatagtgGACAGTTGGACAATAGTACAGTGTTGCAGAGCACAAAGGCTGATTTATAAATATGAAATGATTAATGTTCATGGTAATTAATGGTTGCTGTATTTTTGTAAAGGTAGAATTTGCATATGGGAAATGGGGCTTGTAAATACATGACCAAGAATTTAATTTATGTCGTCTGCCACTCCCTTTCTTTATTTATCTGTTCAtaatatatattacattacTGAGCAAGAgtagtttgtttatttaatataattactcatttcatttattataatttattattgGTTTATTTATCTGTTTATAATAGATCATGCATTACTGAGCAATAGTAGCTTGACGTAGAGTCATTACAGGATGCTTAAATCTGTTTATAATAGGTACATCAGGTTCATTGTAGTTATGAACTGAGGTGGATCATTACAAattaatttttcattttcaatgtaAGAAGCAAAAGTAGAGTTACTATTCAGTGCAGCacaaaagaaatgccaaaaacacacacatggtgTCAATGCAACATCACCGATTTAGTGTTTGTCTCTTTCAGAATCATGAGTAAGAACTTCTTGTCTATAAATGATCAGCTCCATATGGGCCAATTTCTGATGTCCAACAACGGGAAGTATAAGGCTATCTTTCAGGTGAGTAACTCTCTAAAATGAAATGCTCACTCTACAGTATATTTTGGTATGATATTGTTTGGATATCTTTtaaatgtctctgtttctgcCTGCAGGATGATGGTAACTTTGTCGTCTATGCCTGTGCCAGTAGCCCACACAAGGCTGTGTGGGCCACAGGCACTAATGGATCAGACGCTGCCCGCGTGATCATGCAGGCTGACGGCAACCTGGTCATGTACAACCAATGTGACCAAGCCAAGTGGAGCTCAGGGACACACATCAAGGGATCGTGCGACATGTGCCGTCTTGAACTGACCGATGGTGGCAAATTGAAGTTAACCAGAACCGTAACTCAAAAAGTTTGGAGTTCATGATGAAATTATATCTTCACATGACATCACAAAGCTTGGTTAAATTGAATGCTTTGCAAGTACAAGTCTTATTTGAATGTCAGTGTGAATTACAATAAACCTGCGTGCTATGTAATCTGGAATCAAATAAAAGCACATTTTCACACTGTATaaatctgtttttcttttctttgttcttttctttgtgGAATCATAGTGACATAAACAGTTCTATTTGTAATGCATACATCTTGGTAAAGAGCACTGGAAGTTATATCAAAGTAAGTCTTGGTAAGAAACCAATATTTTGGTCAGTCAGCTGTTCTAATAACATCAAAAACATCATTAAGTAGGCCTACACAATTTCCTAAAATTGATAGGAACTCCCAggatgagatatatatatatatatatatatatatatatatatatatatatatagttgattCCCTGATGTTTATGAGCTCATCCCTAGTGAAAGAGCTCCGGGTATTGCAGGAAAAACAgaattaacaataaaaacaagacaaaacaatgtGCACCAACACACTGAGGCAACCGTATCTTGATCATAAATTGCTTTACCATGTTTGGTGCCAAGGAGTAACTTGAGTTAGTTCAAATGAAAGAAATGATTGCAAATGCAACAAAGCACCACAAGATGTCACACTAATCTTACTGCAGTCTGTATCTACATAAGCTTCACCTTGCATGGATATTCCTGTGTATGGTTACATGGAACAGctgcacataaaaaaaaaaaaaaaaacatgttaaatgtaaaatgttcttttaataTTAAATAATGCTTCTCTCCATGCTAATTTTCTGGACGGagactttaaaatgtcagatttAAATGCCAACAGGCTAAATCCCTCCTTAGACACATTTTGCAGACTTGTTAACACCAAAATTAGGatttcaaaaacaaagaaaacactcAATGCATGATGACTTGGCAAAGGGGAAGAGAGACGCTTTGAAAGACTTGCAATCAGACAAGAACCTCATTATAAAACCAGTTGAT is part of the Sander lucioperca isolate FBNREF2018 chromosome 23, SLUC_FBN_1.2, whole genome shotgun sequence genome and encodes:
- the LOC116045265 gene encoding lectin-like isoform X2, translated to MSKNFLSINDQLHMGQFLMSNNGKYKAIFQDDGNFVVYACASSPHKAVWATGTNGSDAARVIMQADGNLVMYNQCDQAKWSSGTHIKGSCDMCRLELTDGGKLKLTRTVTQKVWSS